ACACTCCCACCCACAGAAACCCCCAGGGCTCCTAGGTACAAAGCTGAACAGAGGGAAGGAACAGAGAAGGCCTCTCCAGCCCCTGTGGCTCTGTCCCAGGTGGCTTTCGCCTGTAGTTACCTTGTCCTCAGGCCATCCAGGCCCTTCCCTCCAGATGGCTCCTGTCCTtggagagacagagcgagacacccAGACAGAGCCCCCACAGCTGGAAATCCTCAGCCCCACTTCCCGGAGCAGCGCTTCCGAGGCCCCCCAGCTGCGGGGAACCCTGCCATccacaccccccaacacacaccacacaaagcTCCTTGCTCTGGGCTACATCTACTCCCCCACCCctcaccaccccctccccacgaCCTGAGCAGGGTCCAGGGAAGGGCCTTCCACACACCTCCCCATTCCCCAGGGCCACCCAGGCCCCTGGATCTGCCCTCAAACATGACCACACTCCCCTCCCTGTCTCAAGAGGGAGGCCAGGCAAGGAATCTCCCTCAAGCACCCTCCCAGGGAAAaggcttcaggaagctgaggccaaaGGCTGGAGCCATCTGCCTGTCTCCTCAGCCCGGTGGAGTGGGCAGTGCTGGGGCCCGCAGAGTTGGGCCTAGGACCTATAGAGGCTGGGGCAGATGCAGACcatggaggtgagggtgggggcTAGGGAAGAAGCCCCCAAAGCACACTGTGGCCTCCTGCCTCCACAACCACCCCACAGTTACACAGCAGCCTCTGTTCCTAGAAAAAGAACATAAGGCTGGAACACTTAAGATGGGAGGAGGGGGCCAGAGCTGCAGGAGACACAATCCCGGGCGGGGCGGCCTCCTCCTGATCCCGCACACCTGGGTGGGCTGCAGCCCCACCGGCCGTGGACTTACAGAGCTGGGAACCTGAGTCGCTGAAGAGCGACTCATTCTCCAAAGACAGGTGCCTTGCCGCGCCCCAAGAAGCCTCCTCAGTAAAGAAGCTACTGTAGCCCCCCGAACCCCCGCGCCCACACTCCCGCTACCCTCCCTCTCACCTGTGTGGGGCGCGCCGCTTCGGGTAAGGGGTCGGGACCGCAGCAGCCGTCGGGCATGCTCCGGACCGCTCGGAGtcaggggctgcctggaggcCGCGACCACCGAGCGCAGCCGGGCGCCTAGGAGTCGTCGTCGCCGTCCTCTCCGCTGGCACTGCCCGGCTCGGGCTCGCGGGACGCGCGCTGCTCGCGGGTCAGCAGCGCTGTCAGGCCCTGGGCGCGGAGGAGGAGGCCGCCGCCCAGGAACAGGACCCCGCAAAGCACCAGCAGGGACAGCACGCCAAGCACCACCGCCTGCACCGCGCGCGGCCCCTCGGGGGGCTCCGGCGGCGACACCGACTGGTTACAGCAGGAGCTCAGCCAGGCGGCCTGAGCCGCGGCGCCCGCCTGAGAGCCGTTCATGCTCCAGCGCCGGCTGCCCAGATGTGGCGGGATCGCCAGATGTGCGGGAGCCCAGACTGGCGGGCGGGCCGGCGGCTGCGTCGGGGAGGGAACCAAGGGGCGGACCGCAGGCGCCCTACGCCCCTACCCCTTGCGCAGAGCGCTCCGGCACTTCCTAGACAAAGAGCTCCAGCCGTTGTGGCTACGGCCCTTTCTCCATAGGCCCAGACTCCGGGCCTGCTGTATTTCTTCTCATCCCCAAGGCCCACAGGCACCCCCATGCAAGTCCAGTCAGCCAAAACCAGGAGCCCTGTCCCCAGGAGTCCCTCCCCTTCACAAAGTGGGCCAAGAGGTACACCTGGGCAGAGCCCTGAGAAGATCCTCAGATCCCATCCCAGCTGCAGGCTGGGGTGCTGCCCCTCTGAGCAGGACACAAGACAAAGGTGATTGTCCCCATTCTTGGGCTTTTTGTCCCTAGACCAAAGTTCTATGCTGCTAGGTGGCCCAGGTGGCTGCTGAGCCAGGAGGCACACGGGCAGCCATAAGGGTGAG
The Gorilla gorilla gorilla isolate KB3781 chromosome 10, NHGRI_mGorGor1-v2.1_pri, whole genome shotgun sequence genome window above contains:
- the SMIM41 gene encoding small integral membrane protein 41, with the protein product MNGSQAGAAAQAAWLSSCCNQSVSPPEPPEGPRAVQAVVLGVLSLLVLCGVLFLGGGLLLRAQGLTALLTREQRASREPEPGSASGEDGDDDS